Part of the Mangifera indica cultivar Alphonso chromosome 4, CATAS_Mindica_2.1, whole genome shotgun sequence genome, ATGAGACAATAGAAAATggtaaatgtataaatattatagaggagaaaattatacaatttaaataattttccaattattgctttttgttttgtgttaaattgaaatttgtatcCTTCCACATAGCAATAAAattagcaatattatatatattcatttcttaataaataaataagtacacatatgatatgtcattatataattggtatttatctttaatttaaaattacacaatcacttaaaaaaacacataaaacatgtatctatttatatgtttaaaatgaatacgtatagttttattacaataaattaaaatataggaattcaaataataacaataaaacatcACGCTCAATAAAATAtcaagaattttattaatattttacttatactatataaaaatttttctaaatattgaCCACATTAATATAAAACCACTGGTGAATGCaggtttatttaaaatttacacaatttatttggaaattaaactaaacattgCCATCAATATACAAACTTCCCTCCATTGATTCTGATAACAATAGCTCTGATGAACCTGTAGAATCTAATTCCATTAAAATCTCATCCTTTATAGAGCAAtgttgagaagaagaaaagaaaggtttAGGAGGCATATCCAAGTTGTCAATGTTTCCTTCTAACATTTCCCTTACTTTGGTAATTGATGGACGATCTGCTGCATTCACTTGTATGCACCACAACCCAATTATGCATAGTTTTCTAGCAATCCCAATTTCATTTTCAGCCTCATCTTGAATTTCTAAATCTCCTCCCCTCAGTATTTGGTCATATGCCCATGACGGGAAGTATTCTTTgcttgaaggagtttccattGAAAAAGAATTCCTTCTCCCTCCAACCAAATCTAATAATAACattccaaaactataaacatctgaTTTACAAGAAATCATCCCAAAATTCCTCGAAATTAACTCAGGAGCTATGTATCCTATTGTTCCTCTTGTAATACTAATGGACACAAAATCATTTTCCTTCGGATAGAATTTTGCAAGGCCAAAATCAGAGACTTTTGGTATGAAATTGTGGTCAAGCAAGATGTTATGAGGCTTAATATCAAAATGAAGAATGCAAACATCACATCCTCCATGTAGATATTCAATCCCCCGAGCTGTTCCAATAGCTATTTCATAGAGTTTCTTCCAAGTAAATGATTTTCCTTTACGTCCTTTTGAGAAGATGTGTTTATCAAGAGATCCATAAGGCATATACTCATACACAAGAGCACGATTTTGTCCTTCTGAACAAAATCCCAATAATTGCACAATATTAGCATGATGAATTCTACCGAGTGTGGAGACTTCATTGATGAATTCTTCTGCACTAAATTTGGAGTTTTTTAACACCTTAACAGCAATGAAACAACCATTATGAAGCTGCCCTTTGTAAACGGATCCGAAGCCACCTTGGCCTAATTCATAGCTGAAACCGTTTGTCATTGCAATTATCTCACAGTAGGAATACCTTTTAGGCATCCAGGATTGTTGACTGTGAAGAAATTTCTCTACGGTATCCACTGTTTTCCATGTTTTTTTATACTTGATGAAAATATACACAAGTAAAACCATCGGAGCAAAGATAAATCTGACGATAAGAACAACTGCAACCGtgtaaaaaagaaagttaactCAGTGCTTTAAGCTAAGAGTTCATGCCATAGAGAACAGAAATTCTAGAGCAAGATTTTAATTACCCAACGGAAAGAATGCAGAGAGATAAGCACCTATAACATACGTCCACGAGCCCACATTTGAATCAATAGTACCTGCAGAATCACACCGGAAGTAAAGCtgagaataataattttgacaGAAACCATACAAAGAGTGCTACAATTGGTCAATACATATAGGAGCAATAAGAACAACAATTTGGTCATGGAAACGATACCAAAGAATTCAATTACTTCGCGTAAGGCTTCAAGCATGTATTCCCATAAAACAATCAGATAGTAGCCAGCACTCCGTCCATAACCTg contains:
- the LOC123213892 gene encoding rust resistance kinase Lr10-like isoform X1, with protein sequence MGRGESSYSSNTMFPVLFFLFMGVQQADCSSSCGDIKDIRFPFWLKVNSSDTGHSDFELTCESSKTILHYRSGKYYVKDISYVYNMINVVDVDFANRRCGALPSQPLRISDSYVVYYSRKEFQLEPTSFSYSRGAHKFYTEARFLKCPWNFSHPSYIKVPCLSGNQSHVYVYYDSSSKTAYHHDSCSFISSIPMLLPLQTNLSYQTIQHFLQLGFDLWWYESDQRYGRSAGYYLIVLWEYMLEALREVIEFFGTIDSNVGSWTYVIGAYLSAFFPLVVLIVRFIFAPMVLLVYIFIKYKKTWKTVDTVEKFLHSQQSWMPKRYSYCEIIAMTNGFSYELGQGGFGSVYKGQLHNGCFIAVKVLKNSKFSAEEFINEVSTLGRIHHANIVQLLGFCSEGQNRALVYEYMPYGSLDKHIFSKGRKGKSFTWKKLYEIAIGTARGIEYLHGGCDVCILHFDIKPHNILLDHNFIPKVSDFGLAKFYPKENDFVSISITRGTIGYIAPELISRNFGMISCKSDVYSFGMLLLDLVGGRRNSFSMETPSSKEYFPSWAYDQILRGGDLEIQDEAENEIGIARKLCIIGLWCIQVNAADRPSITKVREMLEGNIDNLDMPPKPFFSSSQHCSIKDEILMELDSTGSSELLLSESMEGSLYIDGNV
- the LOC123213892 gene encoding rust resistance kinase Lr10-like isoform X2, coding for MGRGESSYSSNTMFPVLFFLFMGVQQADCSSSCGDIKDIRFPFWLKVNSSDTGHSDFELTCESSKTILHYRSGKYYVKDISYVYNMINVVDVDFANRRCGALPSQPLRISDSYVVYYSRKEFQLEPTSFSYSRGAHKFYTEARFLKCPWNFSHPSYIKVPCLSGNQSHVYVYYDSSSKTAYHHDSCSFISSIPMLLPLQTNLSYQTIQHFLQLGFDLWWYESDQRYGRSAGYYLIVLWEYMLEALREVIEFFGTIDSNVGSWTYVIVVLIVRFIFAPMVLLVYIFIKYKKTWKTVDTVEKFLHSQQSWMPKRYSYCEIIAMTNGFSYELGQGGFGSVYKGQLHNGCFIAVKVLKNSKFSAEEFINEVSTLGRIHHANIVQLLGFCSEGQNRALVYEYMPYGSLDKHIFSKGRKGKSFTWKKLYEIAIGTARGIEYLHGGCDVCILHFDIKPHNILLDHNFIPKVSDFGLAKFYPKENDFVSISITRGTIGYIAPELISRNFGMISCKSDVYSFGMLLLDLVGGRRNSFSMETPSSKEYFPSWAYDQILRGGDLEIQDEAENEIGIARKLCIIGLWCIQVNAADRPSITKVREMLEGNIDNLDMPPKPFFSSSQHCSIKDEILMELDSTGSSELLLSESMEGSLYIDGNV